The Neoarius graeffei isolate fNeoGra1 chromosome 25, fNeoGra1.pri, whole genome shotgun sequence genome includes a region encoding these proteins:
- the LOC132873014 gene encoding FMR1-interacting protein NUFIP2-like, giving the protein MDRNHQASVLKHYEVKNMHEKEPVLSLNGEVVLSSSYILNGYSSKPTDNDGSGSESGYTTPKKRRARRSSMKGPENTSREKEKAAKPYSKQDTETSNQEGSGKALHSRPNCTRTYLKPEVHAGARRTGVQDASLVSEVQHRNSDSKTSFGLVGKKTDDRIGKTKLVSSVSSKEDSWTLFKPPPVFPVDNSSAKIVPKISYASKVKENLNKATQASAETSQTSGKLSHVPMSAVKTVTSASFPNIPASLDDNGCYSVETSFNSISGDNGVPSGSSNQVEEDGESAPDNGCTSSSCLSAPEPRKSSLFVYPHKPLNMQPPAAQTNQKALGDIFQNQWGLSFINEPNAGPEGASVSRKAVPLEISDITFQGGNIPFLIQPSLNAVSLPAPQDVQRRTNGTDVAVKPCSASRTATSQDCPQPQPAHLEECKTECRSSGASYEELEAEFMMNYEDLSQMHTVNEQDGAHGWGWADLQAAVLYHTKEFEYLLTLHKQDPKKVMYYEEIMDGPDH; this is encoded by the exons ATGGACAGGAATCATCAGGCTTCTGTTTTAAAGCATTACGAGGTTAAAAACATGCATGAGAAAGAACCAGTGTTATCTCTGAATGGAGAGGTGGTCCTCAGTTCTAGTTACATTCTAAACGGTTATTCCAGCAAGCCCACCGACAACGACGGTAGCGGCTCTGAGAGCGGATACACGACACCGAAAAAGAGGAGAGCGAGACGCAGCAGCATGAAGGGCCCAGAGAACACGAGTCGGGAAAAGGAGAAAGCAGCGAAGCCCTATTCTAAACAGGATACAGAAACTTCAAACCAGGAGGGGTCTGGGAAAGCGCTACACTCTCGACCTAACTGCACCAGGACTTACCTTAAACCAGAGGTGCACGCAGGGGCTCGTAGGACAGGTGTTCAGGACGCAAGCCTTGTGTCCGAGGTGCAGCATAGAAACTCAGACAGCAAGACGTCTTTTGGTCTTGTTGGTAAAAAGACCGATGATCGGATCGGTAAAAccaaactggtctcctcagtgagCTCTAAAGAGGACTCGTGGACTTTGTTCAAGCCTCCACCTGTGTTTCCTGTGGACAACAGCAGCGCTAAGATAGTCCCGAAAATCAGTTACGCAAGCAAAGTTAAGGAGAACCTCAACAAAGCGACGCAGGCCAGTGCAGAGACGTCACAAACGTCTGGAAAGCTCTCTCACGTTCCCATGTCTGCTGTAAAAACTGTCACATCTGCAAGCTTTCCGAACATCCCTGCATCTCTGGATGATAATGGGTGTTACTCTGTGGAAACATCTTTCAATTCCATTTCTGGTGATAACGGTGTACCTTCTGGTTCCTCGAACCAGGTTGAAGAGGACGGAGAGTCCGCCCCAGATAACGGTTGCACCTCGTCGTCTTGTCTGTCTGCTCCAGAGCCACGGAAATCGAGTCTTTTTGTTTACCCGCACAAACCTTTAAATATGCAACCCCCTGCTGCTCAGACAAATCAGAAAGCTCTCGGggacatcttccagaaccagtggGGCCTGTCGTTCATCAACGAGCCCAATGCAGGCCCAGAAGGGGCGTCTGTTTCTCGTAAGGCTGTGCCATTGGAAATTTCAGACATTACGTTTCAGGGTGGAAATATTCCGTTCCTCATCCAGCCATCCCTGAACGCCGTTTCTCTCCCAGCACCTCAGGATGTGCAGAGAAGGACTAACGGGACCGATGTGGCTGTGAAACCATGTTCCGCTTCCCGCACTGCCACCAGTCAGGACTGTCCACAACCCCAACCTGCCCATCTGGAAGAGTGTAAAACGGAGTGCAGGAGTTCAGGCGCTTCTTACGAGGAACTGGAAGCAGAGTTTATGATGAACTACGAGGATTTGTCTCAGATGCACACTGTAAACGAGCAGGATGGAGCTCACGGGTGGGGATGGGCTGATCTGCAAGCTGCTGTCCTTTACCACACTAAAG AATTTGAGTATCTTCTCACTCTTCACAAGCAAG ATCCAAAAAAGGTGATGTATTATGAAGAGATCATGGACGGACCTGATCATTGA